The stretch of DNA CAGCAGGCTGTTCGTGGTCGCCGCGGTCGACCTGGTCGGGGACGACCGGGAGGGCCAGCTCGCGCTGCGCTTCCGCCGGGTGGAGGCCGACATCGAGCGCTCCGACCTGATCGAGGACGCGGTCCTCACCCCCGCGCCGCCGGACGAGCCGGCGCTCACCGCGGACGGGCTCGCCTCCTGAGCTCGGCCACTCGACCCGCGGAAGGTGACGCCTCGCCCCGCGGAAGGTGACGCCTCGGCGGTGGTCAGCCGTCGGTGCCGGCGGACTCGGCGTCCTGGAAGGCCTCGTGGTTGCGGATGACCTCCGCGATGATCACGCCGAGGATCTTCTGCGCGAACGCGGCGTCGAGGCCGCTCTCGTCGGAGAGCCGCTGCAGACGCTCGATCTGGGCCGCCTCCCGGCCCGGGTCGGCGGCCGGCATCCCCACCCGGGCCTTGAGCCGCCCGACCTGCTCGGTGCACTTGAAGCGCTCGGCCAGCAGATGGACCAGTGCGGCGTCGAGGTTGTCGATGCTGGCGCGCAGGCGGGCGAGCTCAGCGCCCGGGTCATCCGTCGTCATGGCACCATCCACCCACGTCGCGGGCGCTTTCGCCAACCCGACGCACGCTCACCCACCCTCCTGCGCCAGCGCCTGCCGCACTGCCGCCTCGATCCGGGCCAGCGGCGCAGCCGTGCTCACCACCACCACAGCGCCGCCGGCCGCGTCACTCGGGGAGAAGGTGCGTTGCACCACCGCGAGCGCGGACTCGATCTCGCGCTGCGGGTCCTCGATCTCACCGCGCAGCCAGCGCCGGAGCACGCGGTTGTGCGCTGCGACCACGCTCGCCGCCATCAGCTCCGCGTTGAGCTCGGCGGCCTCCGAGCCATCGCCCCATCGGCCGAGGTAGGTGCGGAAGAGTCGCTGGTAGCGCAGCCCACCCCAGAGCTCGCGCTCGCGCAGGGCCGTCACCGACGACGTGAGCCGGTAGCGCTCCCGGGCGCGCTCGCCCTCGGCGACGTAGTGGAAGAGCACGATCTTGACCGCATCGACGACTGCCGCGAGCGCCGAGTCGGAGTGCGAGCTGCGCAATCGGTCCTCGACGCGCTGCAGCAGGGCGTCGTGATCGGGGAAGATCACCGCCTCCTTGGAGCCGTAGGAACGGAAGAACGTACTGCGGCTCACCCCGGCCGCGGCGGCGATGTCGTCGACGGAGGTCGCGTCGTAGCCGCGCTCGGCGAACAGGTGGAACGCCACGTCGGCGATGTCGGTGCGGCCAGCACTCATCAAAGCTCCTCTCGGTGGTGGACATTCTGCCTGTTGACACCTAGTCTCACCTAAAGACATTCAGTCCCACCGAGTGGACTGCATCACGCGAGTGAGGAATGGCCGGGATGACCACAGCACCTGCAGACACCTCGAACACCATGCCGGCCGCCGCGGCGCGTGGCGCTCGCACCGCTCC from Nocardioides sp. BP30 encodes:
- a CDS encoding chorismate mutase, which gives rise to MTTDDPGAELARLRASIDNLDAALVHLLAERFKCTEQVGRLKARVGMPAADPGREAAQIERLQRLSDESGLDAAFAQKILGVIIAEVIRNHEAFQDAESAGTDG
- a CDS encoding TetR/AcrR family transcriptional regulator; the protein is MSAGRTDIADVAFHLFAERGYDATSVDDIAAAAGVSRSTFFRSYGSKEAVIFPDHDALLQRVEDRLRSSHSDSALAAVVDAVKIVLFHYVAEGERARERYRLTSSVTALRERELWGGLRYQRLFRTYLGRWGDGSEAAELNAELMAASVVAAHNRVLRRWLRGEIEDPQREIESALAVVQRTFSPSDAAGGAVVVVSTAAPLARIEAAVRQALAQEGG